The Quadrisphaera sp. RL12-1S sequence AGCAGCGTGCTGCAGCCCTGGAGAAGGCCGCCGCCGCCCGCCGTGAGCGTGCGGAGGTGAAGAACCGCCTCAAGCACTCCCAGGGTGACCTCGGCGACGTGATCCGCGAGGGCCAGGAGAACGACGTCGTGGGCAAGATGAAGGTCTCCGCCCTCCTGGAGGCCCTTCCGGGCGTCGGCAAGGTCCGCGCCCAGAAGGTCATGGAGGAGATCGGCATCTCCGAGACCCGTCGTGTGCGCGGTCTGGGCGCCAACCAGATCAGCGCCCTCATCGACCGCTTCGGCCGCTGAGCTCGCAGCAGACCACCGGCCCGGCCCGGACGACGCCCCAGCGGCTGGTCGTCCTGGCCGGGCCGACGGCTGTCGGCAAGGGCACCGTGGCCGCCGACGTCCGCGCGCGCTACCCGCAGGTGTGGCTGTCGGTCTCGGCGACCACCCGCGCACCCCGCCCGGGTGAGGTCGACGGCGTGCACTACCTGTTCACCTCCGAGGCGGACTTCGACGCGCTCGTGGACCGGGGGCAGATGCTGGAGTGGGCCGTGGTCCACGGCCGCCACCGCTACGGCACCCCCCGCGGGCCGGTGGAGCAGGCCCTCGCCGCCGGCACCCCGGTGCTGCTGGAGATCGACCTGCAGGGCGCCCGCCAGGTGAAGGCCGTCATGCCCGACGCGCACTTCGTGTTCCTGGCCCCTCCCAGCTGGGAGGAGCTCGAGCGCCGGCTCGTCGGGCGCGGCACCGAGGGACCCGAGGAGCGGGAGCGCCGGCTCTCGACCGCACGGGTGGAACTCGCCGCCGAGGGGGAGTTCGACACCACCATCGTCAACGACGACGTCAGCCGAGCTGCTGACGAGCTCGTATCATGGATGGGTCTGGGTCCGCTCACCCGTCGGTGACCGTCTGACCCGCACCGCGCTCGACCAGCCTCCACCGATCTGGAAGGACACCCGTGTCCGGCACCGCCGCTGCCCCCGAGGGCATCACCAACCCGCCCATCGACGACCTCCTCGAGGCCGCTGACGGCTCCAAGTACGGGCTGGTCATCTACGCCGCCAAGCGCGCGCGCCAGATCAACGCCTACTACTCCCAGCTCGGCGAGGGCCTGCTGGAGTACGTCGGCCCGCTCGTGGAGACCCACGTGCAGGAGAAGCCGCTGAGCGTGGCGCTGCGCGAGATCGACGCCGGCCTGCTCACCATCCGCCCCGTCAGCCCGGAGGAGGCGGCCGCCGAGGCCGCCGCCGTCGCGCCGTCCGACCCGTTCGCGGCCCCCGCGGACG is a genomic window containing:
- the rpoZ gene encoding DNA-directed RNA polymerase subunit omega, whose protein sequence is MSGTAAAPEGITNPPIDDLLEAADGSKYGLVIYAAKRARQINAYYSQLGEGLLEYVGPLVETHVQEKPLSVALREIDAGLLTIRPVSPEEAAAEAAAVAPSDPFAAPADDARGF
- the mihF gene encoding integration host factor, actinobacterial type: MPLPNLTPEQRAAALEKAAAARRERAEVKNRLKHSQGDLGDVIREGQENDVVGKMKVSALLEALPGVGKVRAQKVMEEIGISETRRVRGLGANQISALIDRFGR
- the gmk gene encoding guanylate kinase, yielding MSSQQTTGPARTTPQRLVVLAGPTAVGKGTVAADVRARYPQVWLSVSATTRAPRPGEVDGVHYLFTSEADFDALVDRGQMLEWAVVHGRHRYGTPRGPVEQALAAGTPVLLEIDLQGARQVKAVMPDAHFVFLAPPSWEELERRLVGRGTEGPEERERRLSTARVELAAEGEFDTTIVNDDVSRAADELVSWMGLGPLTRR